The proteins below are encoded in one region of Dehalococcoidia bacterium:
- a CDS encoding DUF2203 family protein — MTSGEGTEDLRLFEPDEVNALIPELREAMEFMQGRKRQLDSVNAEIGRTVDTSHGNGHSGAARLSQLQRRALELTREIEAKIAALRRLGGEVKGIEQGLVDFPSLREGR, encoded by the coding sequence GTGACGTCGGGAGAAGGCACCGAGGACCTGCGTCTCTTCGAGCCGGACGAGGTGAACGCCCTCATCCCCGAGCTGCGCGAGGCCATGGAATTCATGCAGGGCCGCAAGCGCCAGCTCGACAGCGTCAACGCCGAGATCGGGCGCACCGTGGATACGAGTCACGGCAACGGACACTCCGGCGCCGCGCGCCTGAGCCAGCTCCAGCGCCGGGCTCTGGAGCTCACCCGTGAGATCGAGGCGAAGATAGCGGCCCTGCGCCGGCTCGGGGGCGAGGTCAAGGGCATCGAGCAGGGCCTGGTTGACTTTCCCAGCCTGCGTGAAGGCCGCA